One genomic window of Marinitoga sp. 38H-ov includes the following:
- the galE gene encoding UDP-glucose 4-epimerase GalE, protein MAILITGGAGYIGSHACVEFLNAGYEIVVLDNFSNSKPEVLKRIKELTGKDFKFYEVDLLDKEKVEEIFNENNIEAVIHFAGLKAVGESVAIPLKYYKNNITGTLNLLEVMQDKNVKKIVFSSSATVYGNPETVPITEDAPLSATNPYGRTKLFIEYILKDLYVSDNEWSIALLRYFNPIGAHESGRIGEDPNGIPNNLMPYITQVAVGKREKLNVFGNDYNTHDGTGVRDYIHVVDLVIGHIKALERIMNDTGVKIYNLGTGVGYSVLDVVKAFEEANGIKIPYEIVDRRPGDVDQVYADPTKALKELGWKAERNIVDMCRDSWNWQKNNPNGYDD, encoded by the coding sequence ATGGCTATATTAATAACAGGAGGAGCAGGATATATAGGTTCTCACGCATGCGTAGAATTTTTAAATGCGGGATATGAAATTGTTGTTTTAGATAATTTTTCAAATAGTAAACCAGAAGTATTGAAAAGAATAAAAGAGTTAACAGGAAAGGATTTCAAATTTTACGAAGTAGATTTGTTAGATAAAGAAAAAGTAGAAGAAATATTTAATGAAAACAATATAGAAGCAGTAATTCATTTTGCTGGTTTAAAAGCAGTTGGTGAGTCAGTAGCAATACCTTTGAAATATTATAAGAATAATATAACTGGAACATTAAACTTATTAGAAGTAATGCAAGATAAAAATGTAAAGAAAATAGTATTTAGTTCTTCTGCAACAGTATATGGTAATCCAGAAACAGTTCCAATAACAGAAGACGCACCTCTTTCAGCTACAAATCCATACGGTAGAACAAAATTATTTATTGAATACATTTTAAAAGATTTATATGTATCAGATAATGAATGGTCTATTGCATTACTTAGATACTTTAATCCAATAGGAGCACATGAATCTGGTAGAATAGGAGAAGATCCAAATGGAATCCCAAATAATTTAATGCCATATATAACCCAAGTAGCTGTAGGAAAAAGAGAAAAACTAAATGTATTTGGAAATGATTATAATACACATGATGGAACAGGGGTAAGGGATTATATTCATGTAGTTGATTTGGTAATAGGACATATAAAAGCGTTGGAAAGGATTATGAATGATACTGGCGTTAAAATATATAATTTAGGAACAGGTGTTGGATATAGTGTTTTAGATGTTGTAAAAGCATTTGAAGAAGCAAATGGAATAAAAATACCATATGAAATAGTTGATAGAAGACCAGGAGATGTAGATCAAGTATATGCAGATCCAACAAAAGCATTAAAGGAATTGGGTTGGAAAGCAGAAAGAAATATAGTAGATATGTGTAGAGATTCATGGAATTGGCAAAAAAATAATCCTAATGGATATGATGACTGA
- a CDS encoding sugar transferase, whose translation MNIAQKRTIKRGIKKTIYGIILLILDYVILVGLYNVFNIFDMNIVYFYSGILSVIYLFRKMYYFETHLFWDELLNIFHSTAIYFFVILVLLLFSGNYIDIFKLFVLMFMFIILDSLTRYIFRKILIKFKLFSTNVIILGIGELAQVVYDKISQHPFTTYNIIGFLKYNDDKIIVDKNKIIGDLDDFNKIIKKNNIEEVIIAIPNLSKFELSKIITKFERMIRKIKYIPDLYGLISFSNKIHDLDGILAITASQELLNPLNLIIKRIFDIVLSIIGLILLSPVFLIIAILIKKEDKGPVFFKHKRIGKNLEEFEMYKFRTMYPDAEKRLEELLEKDEKIREEWYKHFKLKNDPRITKIGKILRKTSLDELPQLINVLIGNMSLIGPRPVVRKEVELYYGEDVAKEVFSIKPGITGMWQANGRSDIEDYSERIALDLYYLRNWSLELDFIIFLKTIKIVIDKKGAY comes from the coding sequence ATGAATATAGCACAAAAAAGAACAATAAAAAGAGGAATAAAAAAAACAATATATGGAATAATATTATTGATATTAGATTATGTTATTTTAGTTGGATTATATAATGTTTTTAACATATTTGATATGAATATAGTATATTTTTATTCTGGGATATTGAGCGTGATATATTTATTTAGGAAAATGTATTATTTTGAAACACATTTATTTTGGGATGAATTACTAAATATTTTTCATTCCACAGCAATATATTTTTTTGTTATATTAGTGTTATTATTGTTTAGTGGAAATTATATAGATATATTTAAACTATTTGTTTTAATGTTTATGTTCATAATTTTAGACTCTTTAACTAGATATATTTTCAGAAAAATATTAATAAAATTTAAATTATTTAGTACAAATGTTATTATTTTAGGAATTGGAGAATTAGCCCAGGTAGTGTATGATAAAATTAGTCAACATCCATTTACAACATATAATATTATAGGATTCTTAAAATATAATGATGATAAAATTATTGTTGATAAAAATAAAATAATAGGTGATTTGGATGATTTTAATAAAATAATTAAAAAAAATAATATTGAAGAAGTAATAATAGCTATACCCAATTTATCAAAATTTGAATTATCAAAAATAATAACAAAATTTGAAAGAATGATTAGAAAAATTAAATATATACCAGACTTATATGGATTAATAAGCTTTTCTAATAAAATACATGATTTAGATGGAATTCTTGCAATTACTGCATCTCAAGAATTATTAAATCCGTTGAATTTAATTATAAAAAGAATATTTGATATTGTATTATCAATAATAGGTCTTATATTATTATCTCCAGTATTTTTAATAATAGCAATTTTAATAAAAAAAGAGGATAAAGGACCAGTGTTTTTTAAACATAAAAGAATAGGAAAGAATTTAGAAGAATTTGAGATGTATAAATTTAGAACAATGTATCCAGATGCAGAAAAGAGATTGGAAGAATTACTTGAAAAGGATGAAAAGATAAGAGAAGAATGGTATAAACATTTTAAATTAAAAAATGATCCGAGAATTACAAAAATAGGAAAAATATTAAGAAAAACATCATTAGATGAATTGCCTCAATTAATAAATGTATTAATAGGAAATATGAGTTTAATTGGTCCAAGACCTGTTGTAAGAAAAGAAGTAGAATTATATTATGGTGAAGATGTTGCAAAAGAGGTATTTTCAATAAAACCTGGAATAACTGGAATGTGGCAAGCAAATGGTAGAAGCGATATTGAAGATTATAGTGAAAGAATAGCTTTGGATCTATATTATTTAAGAAATTGGTCATTAGAATTGGATTTCATAATATTTTTAAAAACTATAAAAATTGTAATAGATAAGAAAGGAGCTTATTAA